From Aristaeella lactis, the proteins below share one genomic window:
- a CDS encoding phosphotransferase enzyme family protein: MIENTIARLFELTGLGTVLPPVSPVSGGLMHRMYRVNTLDHSYAVKHLNPGIMKRPGVMDNYRRAEKLEQIIEDAGIPVVAALSISGRKMQELDGEYFYIFRWQNGSITDWNNITPDQCRQAGILQARIHALQPRHTDHHDPELSAIHWSEYIAEACRLDSVIAPLLRENEQLLNDAQKALNNARQALPDIGCITNDDMDPKNVMWDEGRPVMIDLECLDYGNPVSSVIQLSLQWSGITTCDLDPVKTKAFLDGYLETWDNGFRDYGNVLGLAYTWIEWLEYNITRALGQCRDENEREMGISEVRSTLSRIRYIREKENDLRQLLDRMFARQE; the protein is encoded by the coding sequence ATGATTGAAAACACTATAGCCAGACTGTTTGAGCTGACAGGTCTGGGAACAGTCCTGCCTCCCGTATCCCCCGTATCCGGCGGTTTGATGCACAGAATGTACCGGGTAAACACGCTGGATCATTCCTATGCCGTAAAGCATCTGAACCCCGGCATCATGAAGCGTCCGGGCGTCATGGATAACTACCGCAGGGCAGAAAAACTGGAACAGATAATCGAAGATGCCGGGATTCCGGTCGTAGCCGCCTTATCGATCAGCGGCCGGAAAATGCAGGAACTGGACGGAGAATACTTCTATATTTTCCGCTGGCAGAACGGCAGTATCACAGACTGGAACAACATCACTCCGGATCAGTGCAGGCAGGCTGGGATCCTGCAGGCCCGGATTCACGCGCTGCAGCCCCGCCATACAGATCATCATGATCCCGAGCTGAGCGCCATTCACTGGTCGGAATACATTGCGGAAGCCTGCAGGCTGGACAGCGTCATCGCTCCCCTGCTGAGAGAAAATGAACAGCTGCTGAACGATGCGCAGAAAGCGTTGAACAACGCCCGGCAGGCGTTGCCTGACATCGGGTGCATCACCAATGACGATATGGATCCCAAGAACGTTATGTGGGATGAGGGCAGGCCGGTAATGATCGATCTGGAGTGTCTGGATTACGGTAACCCTGTATCCAGTGTCATCCAGCTTTCGCTGCAGTGGTCCGGCATCACCACCTGCGATCTGGATCCGGTAAAAACCAAAGCCTTCCTTGACGGATACCTGGAAACCTGGGATAACGGTTTCAGGGATTACGGAAACGTCCTGGGCCTTGCCTATACCTGGATTGAATGGCTGGAATACAACATTACCCGCGCCCTGGGTCAGTGCCGGGACGAAAACGAGCGTGAAATGGGCATCTCGGAAGTCCGCAGCACCCTCAGCCGCATCCGGTATATCCGGGAGAAGGAAAATGATCTCCGTCAGCTGCTGGACCGGATGTTTGCCCGGCAGGAATAG
- the mgtA gene encoding magnesium-translocating P-type ATPase: MINMAEQKNDKAREVEQNLLAVSRLNDDQLFERLKTEPDGLNQVEAAERLEEYGRNIIDVSSENSLLSRIREALINPFNIVLMIVAIVTLITDVILADQPNPATFIMLVLIILISGIISFVQSEKSNNAAQKLQKMIANKIDVIRNGSVMEIDIDEAVPGDIVKLASGDMIPGDVRFVESKDLFIDQSQLTGESNPVEKFAGPDPDGDSLTDIDNIGFMGSNIVSGSAKGVILATGNSTYFGSMAKSLNTYKDKSSFEENLSSISRLLISFMVIMVPIIFIANFITKGNWLESLMFGITIAVGIMPEMLPVIMTSSLAKGAVNMSRKQTIVKRLSSIQTFGEMDVFCTDKTGTLTQDEIVLEKYMDVLGREDIRILRHAFLNSYFQTGLKNLMDLAIISRAEKEDLSFLKEAYNREDEIPFDFSRRRMSVVLRDKQGKRQLITKGAVEEMLSICSFIEIDGEVKPITPELVANAQKIADENNAEGIRVIAVAQKNEVHDVETFGVQDESSMVLIGFVGFLDPPKPSAGTAIAALQRNGVRTVVLTGDNEGVAVAICGRLGIDTGYTLTGAKVEAMNDEELKEACEKCHIFSKLSPYQKQRVVKAFQSNGHIVGYMGDGINDSLPLKQSDVGISVDTAVDIAKEVADIILLEKDLQVLEEGVIEGRRTFANMSKYLKMTVSGNFGNMFSVLIASIFLPFLPMLPIHILVQNLLNDFAQLGMPFDHVEDRYIEKPKRWDIPGIKKFMIFFGLLSTVLDVLCFLVLWFVFKYNNTSLAGYFQCGWFMFGVISQTMVIHTIRTPKIPFIQDRASKQLTLSTVLVCIITLLIGFTGIAVLFSLPVMPLTFLAWMAGLMVVYTVLAQIMKVIYIRINREWV; the protein is encoded by the coding sequence ATGATAAATATGGCCGAGCAGAAAAATGACAAGGCTCGTGAAGTGGAGCAGAACCTGCTTGCTGTCAGCCGTCTGAATGATGATCAGCTTTTTGAGCGGCTCAAAACAGAACCTGACGGTCTGAACCAGGTGGAGGCTGCCGAACGTCTGGAGGAGTACGGCAGGAACATCATTGACGTCAGCAGTGAGAACAGTCTTCTCAGCCGGATCAGGGAAGCCCTGATCAATCCATTCAATATTGTCCTGATGATCGTTGCGATCGTCACGCTGATTACGGATGTCATCCTGGCGGATCAGCCGAATCCCGCCACCTTTATCATGCTGGTGCTGATCATTCTGATCTCCGGCATCATCTCCTTCGTCCAGTCCGAAAAATCCAACAACGCGGCCCAGAAGCTGCAGAAGATGATCGCCAACAAGATCGACGTCATCCGCAACGGCAGCGTCATGGAGATTGACATTGATGAGGCAGTTCCCGGCGATATCGTGAAGCTCGCTTCCGGAGACATGATCCCCGGTGATGTACGCTTTGTTGAATCCAAAGACCTCTTCATTGACCAGTCCCAGCTCACCGGTGAAAGCAATCCCGTCGAAAAATTTGCCGGGCCCGATCCGGACGGCGACAGCCTGACGGATATCGACAACATCGGCTTCATGGGCAGCAATATTGTTTCAGGCAGCGCGAAGGGCGTGATCCTGGCCACCGGAAACAGTACCTATTTCGGCAGTATGGCCAAAAGCCTGAACACCTATAAGGACAAGAGCAGCTTTGAGGAAAACCTGAGTTCCATCAGCCGCCTGCTTATCAGCTTCATGGTGATCATGGTGCCCATCATCTTCATTGCCAACTTCATCACCAAGGGCAACTGGCTTGAATCCCTGATGTTCGGCATCACCATCGCCGTCGGCATCATGCCGGAAATGCTCCCCGTGATCATGACATCCTCCCTGGCCAAGGGCGCTGTCAATATGTCCCGCAAGCAGACCATCGTCAAACGTCTCAGTTCCATCCAGACCTTCGGCGAAATGGATGTCTTCTGTACGGATAAAACCGGCACCCTGACCCAGGATGAGATCGTCCTGGAAAAATATATGGACGTGCTGGGACGCGAAGACATACGGATCCTCCGTCATGCCTTCCTGAACAGTTATTTCCAGACCGGCCTGAAAAACCTGATGGACCTGGCCATCATCAGCCGGGCGGAAAAAGAAGACCTTTCCTTCCTGAAGGAAGCTTACAACCGTGAGGATGAGATCCCCTTCGACTTCAGCCGCCGCCGGATGAGCGTTGTGCTGCGGGACAAGCAGGGTAAGCGCCAGCTGATCACCAAGGGTGCCGTTGAGGAAATGCTTTCCATCTGCTCCTTCATCGAGATCGACGGCGAAGTAAAGCCCATCACGCCTGAATTGGTCGCCAACGCGCAGAAGATTGCGGATGAAAACAACGCGGAAGGCATTCGCGTCATTGCCGTAGCCCAGAAAAACGAAGTGCATGACGTGGAAACCTTCGGTGTACAGGACGAGAGCAGCATGGTGCTGATCGGCTTTGTCGGCTTCCTTGATCCGCCGAAGCCTTCCGCCGGCACAGCTATTGCCGCCCTGCAGAGGAACGGCGTCCGTACCGTGGTCCTGACCGGCGACAACGAAGGCGTTGCCGTTGCCATCTGCGGACGCCTGGGCATTGACACAGGCTATACCCTCACGGGTGCCAAAGTGGAGGCCATGAACGATGAGGAGCTGAAGGAAGCCTGCGAGAAATGCCATATTTTCTCCAAGCTTTCTCCCTATCAGAAGCAGCGCGTCGTAAAAGCCTTCCAGTCCAACGGCCACATCGTCGGCTATATGGGTGACGGCATCAACGACAGCCTGCCCCTCAAGCAGTCGGATGTCGGTATTTCCGTGGATACCGCCGTGGATATCGCCAAGGAAGTTGCGGATATCATTTTGCTGGAGAAGGACCTGCAGGTGCTGGAGGAGGGCGTCATCGAAGGCCGCCGGACCTTTGCGAACATGTCCAAGTATCTGAAGATGACCGTCAGCGGCAACTTCGGCAACATGTTCTCCGTGCTGATCGCGAGTATTTTCCTGCCCTTCCTGCCGATGCTTCCGATCCACATCCTGGTGCAGAACCTGCTGAATGACTTTGCCCAGCTGGGCATGCCCTTCGACCATGTGGAAGACCGGTATATCGAAAAACCGAAGCGCTGGGATATTCCGGGCATCAAGAAGTTTATGATCTTCTTCGGTCTGCTCAGTACGGTGCTGGATGTACTTTGCTTCCTGGTTCTGTGGTTTGTGTTCAAATACAACAACACTTCCCTCGCGGGATACTTCCAGTGCGGCTGGTTCATGTTCGGCGTTATCTCCCAGACCATGGTTATCCATACAATCCGCACACCGAAGATTCCCTTCATCCAGGACCGTGCTTCAAAACAGCTGACACTGTCCACCGTGCTTGTCTGTATCATCACGCTGCTGATTGGCTTCACCGGAATTGCGGTGCTCTTCAGTCTGCCGGTTATGCCGCTCACCTTCCTGGCCTGGATGGCCGGCCTGATGGTTGTCTACACTGTCCTGGCACAAATCATGAAGGTGATCTATATCCGGATCAACAGGGAATGGGTCTGA
- a CDS encoding TIGR01440 family protein — MGITTEQVSAQAEQAVTALLQENRPHFNPVKLLVIGGSSSEIAGGTIGHNSTYEYGEAVVEAVMKVCREAGVAPAFQCCEHLNRALIMERETAERYGYEIVWVIPRIKAGGSLATAAWKRFKDPVAVLAVQADAGLDIGQTLIGMHLRRVAVPVRLSISRVGEARITAARTRPLLVGGERARYVPESEETL, encoded by the coding sequence ATGGGTATCACCACAGAACAGGTATCTGCGCAGGCGGAGCAGGCTGTCACCGCTTTGCTTCAGGAAAACCGGCCGCATTTTAATCCGGTAAAACTGCTGGTCATCGGCGGCAGTTCCAGTGAGATCGCCGGCGGCACCATCGGCCATAACTCCACCTATGAATATGGAGAAGCAGTGGTGGAAGCCGTGATGAAAGTATGTCGTGAAGCCGGCGTGGCACCCGCTTTCCAGTGCTGTGAGCACCTGAACAGGGCGCTCATTATGGAAAGGGAAACCGCGGAACGCTATGGTTATGAGATCGTCTGGGTTATACCGCGGATCAAAGCCGGCGGTTCCCTGGCCACTGCTGCCTGGAAACGGTTTAAAGACCCCGTGGCAGTTCTGGCTGTCCAGGCGGATGCCGGTCTGGATATCGGCCAGACCCTGATCGGTATGCATCTGCGCCGTGTGGCTGTACCCGTGCGTCTCAGCATCTCCCGGGTCGGCGAAGCACGGATCACCGCTGCCCGTACCCGTCCCCTGCTGGTCGGCGGTGAACGGGCCAGGTACGTTCCGGAATCTGAGGAAACCCTGTAA
- a CDS encoding HelD family protein: protein MESVTLPEHPSAKEEYLHLQQACDTIDREIREVEALTGAKAGEEMDVHANIIPDDQEEVYLQLFKSKLDRLRQLAMAIGQAYFARLDFTPAGSSPETWYLGRWGVLDPVALTPVVVDWRSPVANLYYSGQIGKMDYEAPDGHVEGELTLKRMLTVRERELISLFDSGIVSQEAYLQSVLGSISSDRLKEIVTTIQAEQNIVIRYPLSSNLLVQGAAGSGKTTIALHRIAYLLYTFQKTLRPENMMILAPNPLFLSYISQVLPDLGVERVVQTTFESWCREGMGRRMPKILRESRLEKNLSLTEAEREKAGRLLRLKGSLSVMKKLENWLDRLQDSVLPENGFKMAGVPLMDRKELENIFLRDLRYFPLEQRVSELKKIVRKRVQSAAAILKERYNANAEQMVLKIRANMRESALRQQKIKDLYTVRDQRYKEIDARAEEYMNRYRERFALPDLPGLYRAFLRECVPEAYTEEEALRQEDLPMLVMICKAVFGLKTKQMKHIVIDECQDFSPFQIELLKQANPAATFTLVGDLYQGILADEGIRSWEEWKEPIFENKANLKQLTVSYRNTVEIMNLAQTVSARYPIPGICETKPVLRHGEAPKIIRAESEKERLSRICDQVRVWRQEGYHSIALIEKTAEQAKKLYRQIGQELDAHLLSETDAEYRGGVLILPASIVKGMEFDCVGICDASAENFPDDEFLCRILYVMMTRPLHRLAIWHKGDLSPLLPNTP, encoded by the coding sequence ATGGAATCAGTCACATTACCCGAACATCCATCCGCGAAGGAAGAATATCTTCATCTTCAGCAGGCCTGTGATACCATTGACCGGGAGATCAGGGAAGTGGAAGCCCTCACCGGGGCAAAAGCCGGCGAAGAGATGGACGTTCACGCGAACATTATTCCCGATGACCAGGAGGAGGTATACCTCCAGCTGTTCAAATCCAAGCTGGACCGACTGCGGCAGCTCGCCATGGCCATCGGCCAGGCATACTTCGCCCGGCTGGACTTCACTCCCGCCGGCAGTTCTCCGGAAACCTGGTACCTGGGCCGCTGGGGTGTCCTGGATCCTGTTGCGCTGACCCCTGTTGTGGTGGACTGGCGTTCCCCCGTTGCCAACCTGTACTACTCCGGCCAGATCGGGAAAATGGATTACGAGGCCCCGGACGGCCACGTGGAGGGAGAACTGACCCTAAAGCGCATGCTGACAGTACGGGAACGGGAACTGATCAGCCTGTTCGACAGCGGGATCGTCTCCCAGGAGGCATACCTGCAGAGCGTGCTGGGCAGCATTTCCTCGGACCGCCTGAAGGAGATCGTCACAACGATCCAGGCGGAACAGAACATTGTGATCCGCTATCCCCTCTCCTCCAACCTGCTGGTGCAGGGAGCGGCCGGAAGCGGAAAAACCACCATCGCGCTTCACCGGATCGCCTACCTTCTCTACACCTTCCAGAAAACCCTGCGGCCGGAAAACATGATGATCCTGGCCCCCAACCCGCTCTTCCTCTCCTATATCTCCCAGGTCCTTCCGGATCTGGGCGTGGAACGGGTTGTCCAGACCACCTTTGAAAGCTGGTGCCGGGAAGGCATGGGACGGCGGATGCCGAAGATCCTGCGGGAAAGCAGGCTGGAAAAGAACCTGTCCCTCACGGAAGCGGAACGGGAAAAAGCCGGCCGGCTGCTCCGTCTGAAAGGTTCCCTTTCCGTCATGAAGAAGCTGGAAAACTGGCTGGATCGCCTGCAGGATTCCGTGCTGCCGGAGAACGGTTTCAAAATGGCCGGCGTTCCCCTCATGGACCGAAAGGAACTGGAAAACATCTTCCTCCGGGATCTCCGTTATTTCCCGCTGGAGCAGCGCGTCAGCGAGCTGAAAAAGATCGTCCGGAAGCGTGTCCAGTCCGCCGCGGCCATCCTGAAAGAACGGTACAACGCCAATGCGGAGCAGATGGTTCTGAAGATCCGGGCCAACATGCGGGAAAGCGCCCTGCGGCAGCAGAAGATCAAGGACCTGTACACGGTCCGGGATCAGCGGTATAAGGAGATTGATGCCCGGGCGGAAGAATATATGAACCGGTACCGGGAAAGATTTGCCCTTCCGGATCTGCCGGGTCTCTACCGGGCTTTCCTCCGGGAATGTGTGCCGGAAGCTTATACCGAAGAGGAAGCCCTGCGGCAGGAAGACCTGCCGATGCTGGTAATGATCTGCAAAGCGGTCTTCGGGCTGAAGACAAAGCAGATGAAGCATATCGTCATTGACGAATGCCAGGACTTCTCTCCCTTCCAGATTGAATTGCTGAAGCAGGCCAATCCCGCGGCCACCTTCACCCTGGTCGGAGACCTTTATCAGGGGATCCTGGCGGATGAGGGCATCCGCAGCTGGGAGGAATGGAAGGAGCCCATCTTTGAAAACAAGGCGAATCTGAAACAGCTGACCGTCAGCTACCGGAACACAGTGGAGATCATGAACCTGGCCCAGACCGTTTCCGCCCGTTATCCAATCCCGGGCATCTGTGAAACAAAGCCGGTGCTGCGGCATGGTGAAGCCCCGAAGATCATCCGGGCAGAGAGTGAAAAAGAGCGTCTTTCCCGGATCTGTGACCAGGTGCGTGTCTGGCGGCAGGAAGGCTATCACAGCATCGCCCTGATCGAAAAAACAGCGGAACAGGCAAAGAAGCTGTACCGGCAGATCGGTCAGGAACTGGATGCCCATCTGCTTTCGGAAACGGATGCCGAATACCGGGGAGGCGTGCTCATCCTCCCGGCCAGCATTGTCAAGGGCATGGAATTTGACTGCGTGGGTATCTGCGATGCCTCCGCCGAAAACTTCCCGGATGATGAATTTCTCTGCCGCATCCTGTATGTCATGATGACCCGTCCCCTGCACCGTCTGGCCATCTGGCACAAAGGCGACCTTTCTCCCCTCCTGCCCAATACTCCGTAA
- a CDS encoding GNAT family N-acetyltransferase, producing MIETPRLLLREYTLDDFPSLYEILSDPETMQHYPAPYDEEKTRLWITWNLDNYEKYGFGLWAIILKETGEFIGDCGITLQNIDGEILPEIGYHIHKKYWRRGFAKEAARAVRDWGFRNTDYDTFYSYMKYTNIGSWFTALANGMKKIKEYPDPKNTVSYAFAITRDEWEKLQQAANN from the coding sequence ATGATCGAAACTCCCCGCCTTCTCCTCCGCGAGTACACCCTCGATGATTTCCCTTCCCTCTACGAGATCCTGTCCGATCCGGAGACCATGCAGCATTATCCAGCTCCCTATGATGAGGAGAAAACCAGGCTCTGGATCACCTGGAACCTGGACAATTATGAGAAATACGGTTTCGGTCTCTGGGCGATTATCCTGAAGGAAACCGGTGAATTCATCGGGGATTGCGGCATCACCCTCCAGAATATCGATGGTGAAATCCTGCCGGAAATCGGTTATCATATTCATAAAAAGTACTGGAGGCGCGGGTTCGCGAAGGAAGCAGCCCGGGCTGTCCGGGACTGGGGTTTCCGTAACACGGATTACGACACCTTCTATTCCTATATGAAGTACACAAACATAGGATCCTGGTTCACGGCCTTGGCCAACGGAATGAAAAAGATCAAGGAATATCCGGACCCGAAGAACACCGTCTCATACGCGTTTGCCATCACCCGTGATGAATGGGAGAAGCTGCAGCAGGCAGCAAACAACTGA
- a CDS encoding class I SAM-dependent methyltransferase: MEEYSKQHKKAWEYNAYDFWVTHAGTPAERAKEDMAAPEKMLRKYARYFDRYEGIRIANICGSCGKKAIPLALLGADVTVFDISEQNRQYAMETAEAAHVCLHYVVCDVLEIDLEKYGSSFDVVFMEGGILHYFHDIDEFMRIMYSLLKPGGKMICSDFHPFTKINDSLKMGMPVMSYFSTDIIEAEMAHSRFFEDEIRRQMPKCSLRKYTISEILNAIIRSGFTLKQFDEHPSWEDDRLPGEFTAIAIKE; this comes from the coding sequence ATGGAAGAGTACAGCAAGCAGCACAAGAAAGCCTGGGAGTACAACGCCTATGATTTCTGGGTCACGCACGCCGGAACCCCGGCTGAACGGGCAAAGGAAGATATGGCCGCCCCCGAAAAGATGCTGAGGAAGTACGCGCGCTACTTCGACCGTTATGAAGGCATCCGGATCGCCAATATCTGCGGCTCCTGCGGAAAGAAGGCCATCCCCTTGGCACTGCTTGGGGCAGATGTGACAGTTTTCGATATCTCCGAGCAGAACAGGCAGTACGCCATGGAAACGGCGGAAGCCGCGCATGTTTGTCTCCATTATGTAGTGTGTGATGTCCTGGAGATTGACCTGGAGAAGTATGGCAGTTCCTTTGACGTAGTGTTTATGGAAGGCGGGATTCTCCATTACTTCCATGACATCGATGAGTTTATGAGGATCATGTATTCCCTGCTGAAGCCCGGCGGAAAAATGATCTGCAGTGATTTCCATCCCTTCACAAAGATCAATGACAGCCTGAAAATGGGAATGCCTGTTATGAGTTATTTCTCCACTGATATCATTGAGGCTGAAATGGCCCATTCCCGGTTCTTTGAGGATGAGATCCGCCGTCAGATGCCGAAGTGCAGCCTCAGGAAATACACCATCAGCGAGATCCTGAACGCCATCATCCGCAGCGGCTTCACCCTGAAGCAGTTTGATGAACATCCCTCCTGGGAAGATGACAGGCTGCCGGGCGAATTCACCGCCATTGCGATTAAGGAATGA
- a CDS encoding DUF402 domain-containing protein — MKELKQKHLDRREWYSDTDREFACMYHRDDCFAGAVGLLTFTGLPKPEYVNSVRGEMCIADKGYQWLELVPENGHWALTAMFRDDELFEQYIDITLENEVSADGNAVFTDLLLDVVILRDGKPVVLDMEELEDSFAGGAVTQEQVELAKRTADTIMAFYAANREQIIRKLFEYRSFFREHL, encoded by the coding sequence GTGAAAGAGCTGAAACAGAAGCACCTGGACAGGCGGGAATGGTATTCCGATACCGATCGGGAATTTGCCTGTATGTATCACCGGGATGACTGCTTTGCCGGTGCGGTCGGGCTGCTGACCTTCACAGGTCTCCCAAAGCCGGAATATGTCAATTCCGTCCGGGGTGAAATGTGTATCGCGGACAAGGGGTACCAGTGGCTGGAGCTCGTCCCAGAAAACGGTCACTGGGCTTTGACCGCCATGTTCCGGGATGATGAGCTGTTCGAACAGTATATTGACATCACCCTGGAGAACGAAGTGTCTGCTGACGGAAATGCCGTATTCACCGACCTGCTCCTGGACGTTGTCATCCTGCGGGACGGAAAACCGGTCGTTCTGGATATGGAAGAACTGGAGGATTCGTTTGCGGGCGGTGCCGTCACACAGGAACAGGTCGAACTGGCAAAGCGGACTGCCGATACGATTATGGCCTTCTATGCAGCCAACAGGGAGCAGATCATCCGGAA